The Cardinium endosymbiont of Dermatophagoides farinae sequence GCAAAAATTTGTCAATATGTCACAGTTTAATTTATCTCAAATAGCTACTTGGGATCTCTCTCCTACATGGGATAATTCTTTAGTTCATTTATTTGCTTATTTCATTTGGCATTCCATATTTACTTTTGATCCAGCTCAAATCCAGCGTTTTTTATGTCTTCTTCTATTCAACAAGCCACCAAAGTATTTTTTAAAAGTGGTACAATTCGGATCATTTTTTCGCTACTATTTTTAGTTGTTATTGCTGCTTTATATACAAGTGGCAATAGTGTTCCACCTAAACAAAAAATACTAGACTATATTATTCAGCTTAATCATTTTCCTGGAATCAAAGGATTGCTTATAACAGCTATTATTGCTTTATGTATTTCTACTGTTGACTCTTATTTGCATACAGGTTCTGTGTTATTTGCTAATGATATATGGCCTTTCATAACCTGTTCTAGAGAACGAACCGATAAATATTCTCTAAGAGTTGTACGAATATCCTCTGGTTTAATAGGTATAGCTACTATTCTGATCACATTACACATGAGCAATATTAGACAATTTTTAAATAAAGTATTTTATTTCTATACTCCTTCGGTTAC is a genomic window containing:
- a CDS encoding sodium:solute symporter family transporter; protein product: MSSSIQQATKVFFKSGTIRIIFSLLFLVVIAALYTSGNSVPPKQKILDYIIQLNHFPGIKGLLITAIIALCISTVDSYLHTGSVLFANDIWPFITCSRERTDKYSLRVVRISSGLIGIATILITLHMSNIRQFLNKVFYFYTPSVTVPMIMACFGFRPRSAAVLWSMGINTAMTVYHIFIKGQAIRERDVFLSLYMVRSFY